A window of the Paenibacillus woosongensis genome harbors these coding sequences:
- the frr gene encoding ribosome recycling factor translates to MPQSIKKNAEERMDKAIQALKRDLATLRAGRANSSLLDRIQVDYYGTPTPVNQLANISTPDSRTLMIQPWDKSSLAEIERAIQKSDLGLTPANDGSMIRLSIPPLTEERRVDLVKMTKKFGEEAKVAIRNIRRDANDDIKKLEKTEISEDESRRYQEDIQKSTDKFIAEVDKVLAAKEKEIMEV, encoded by the coding sequence ATGCCGCAATCGATTAAGAAAAACGCTGAAGAACGTATGGATAAAGCGATTCAGGCTTTGAAAAGAGATTTGGCGACATTACGTGCCGGAAGAGCCAATTCTTCACTGCTAGATCGCATTCAGGTGGATTATTACGGAACCCCAACGCCGGTTAATCAGCTGGCGAACATCAGCACGCCGGATTCCCGTACGTTGATGATTCAACCTTGGGATAAATCATCGCTGGCCGAAATTGAGCGCGCGATTCAGAAGTCCGACCTGGGACTTACACCCGCTAATGACGGCTCGATGATCCGTTTGTCGATTCCACCGCTCACGGAAGAACGCCGTGTGGATTTGGTCAAAATGACGAAAAAATTCGGTGAAGAAGCGAAGGTTGCGATCCGCAACATCCGTCGAGACGCAAACGATGATATCAAGAAGCTTGAAAAAACGGAGATTTCGGAGGACGAATCCCGCCGTTATCAAGAGGATATCCAGAAGTCAACGGATAAATTTATCGCGGAAGTCGATAAAGTGCTCGCTGCGAAAGAAAAAGAGATTATGGAAGTTTAA
- a CDS encoding isoprenyl transferase — protein sequence MIKLFQSWWKNRGKRTVAALPADNIPEHVAIIMDGNGRWARNKGLPRIVGHRNGMKAVKRATIAADELGIRILTLYAFSTENWKRPKDEVDFLMSLPQEFLALELEELIEKNVQVRMMGHTDNLPRHTLEAMEEAVSRTENNTGLILNFALNYGSRREMTESMKVIAREVQTGQLSPEDITEEMINSHLLSQGLSDPDLLIRTGGELRLSNFMLWQAAYSELWFTDLYWPEFGREQLVEAVAEYQRRTRRYGGLS from the coding sequence ATGATCAAGTTATTTCAATCCTGGTGGAAAAATAGGGGGAAACGTACTGTCGCAGCGCTGCCAGCGGACAACATTCCGGAGCACGTCGCCATCATCATGGACGGAAATGGACGTTGGGCCCGCAATAAAGGGCTGCCGCGGATTGTTGGACATCGCAACGGAATGAAGGCCGTGAAGCGGGCGACGATTGCAGCGGATGAACTGGGCATCCGGATTTTAACTTTATATGCGTTCTCTACGGAAAATTGGAAACGTCCGAAGGATGAAGTGGATTTTCTGATGTCGCTGCCGCAGGAGTTTTTGGCCCTTGAGCTTGAGGAACTGATCGAGAAGAACGTTCAGGTGCGCATGATGGGCCATACGGACAATCTTCCCCGGCATACGCTTGAAGCGATGGAGGAAGCGGTCTCCCGAACGGAAAACAACACCGGCCTCATTTTGAATTTTGCCCTGAATTACGGCAGTCGCCGCGAGATGACGGAGAGCATGAAGGTGATCGCACGCGAGGTTCAGACGGGGCAGTTGTCCCCGGAGGACATTACGGAAGAAATGATCAATTCCCATTTATTATCGCAAGGATTGAGCGACCCGGATTTGCTCATTCGCACGGGCGGTGAACTCCGGTTGAGTAATTTCATGCTCTGGCAAGCGGCTTATAGCGAACTTTGGTTTACGGATCTATATTGGCCTGAATTCGGCCGCGAGCAGCTGGTGGAAGCGGTCGCCGAATATCAGCGGCGTACGCGTCGCTATGGTGGATTATCATAG
- a CDS encoding phosphatidate cytidylyltransferase: MKTRLITGLIAGVFFLGMCLIGGIGYQMLIVAMALVGYYEFVRMIKLPPFRGAAIFGYICILYMTFPWSLLGLSMPLEVLPALWLMMFLFLAITVFTKNDFPISEAAILFLGTAYIGIGFSAIAMTRITPDGHGVFWTFLMLAAIWSSDAGAYFTGRRFGKHKLWPAISPNKTVEGAVGGIALAVVAAVIFSLFSGGLLTIGRALLLGVSAAVVGQLGDLIQSAYKRVYGIKDTGKLLPGHGGILDRCDSWVVVFPFVHILMLLPYY, encoded by the coding sequence TTGAAAACACGTTTAATTACAGGACTGATTGCCGGCGTCTTTTTTTTAGGCATGTGCCTGATCGGCGGAATAGGATATCAGATGCTCATCGTGGCTATGGCTTTGGTAGGCTATTATGAGTTTGTCCGGATGATCAAACTGCCCCCGTTCAGAGGCGCTGCAATTTTCGGTTATATATGCATACTCTATATGACGTTTCCCTGGAGTCTGCTGGGCCTGAGCATGCCGCTGGAGGTTTTGCCCGCCCTGTGGTTAATGATGTTCCTTTTCCTGGCCATTACGGTGTTTACCAAAAATGATTTTCCAATTAGCGAGGCTGCTATCTTGTTTCTTGGAACTGCCTATATCGGTATCGGATTTTCGGCCATTGCGATGACGCGAATCACGCCGGATGGACATGGCGTCTTCTGGACGTTTCTGATGCTGGCAGCGATCTGGAGCAGTGATGCAGGGGCTTATTTCACGGGAAGAAGGTTCGGCAAGCATAAGCTATGGCCGGCCATTAGCCCTAACAAAACTGTGGAAGGGGCCGTCGGAGGCATTGCTTTGGCTGTGGTAGCAGCGGTGATATTCTCCCTGTTCTCGGGCGGACTCCTAACGATTGGACGAGCACTTCTTCTTGGCGTATCAGCCGCTGTTGTGGGACAACTTGGCGATTTAATCCAGTCTGCCTACAAGCGGGTTTACGGGATTAAGGATACGGGCAAGCTTCTGCCGGGTCACGGCGGTATTCTGGACCGCTGCGATAGTTGGGTTGTGGTATTTCCGTTCGTACATATTCTAATGCTGCTTCCTTACTACTAA
- a CDS encoding 1-deoxy-D-xylulose-5-phosphate reductoisomerase: MRKIAVIGSTGSIGTQTLDVVRQHPDQFVVEGLAAGSNIDLFVRQVNAFRPKKASIGNKLLAEQVAPLLPPGVELYYGEEGLIEVAAGTEADFVLSAIVGSRGLPPTLAAIAEGKTIGLANKETLVTAGHIVTELAKQKGVALLPVDSEHSAIFQCLNGESRDDVEQITLTASGGSFRHLSREQLENVTLEDALKHPNWSMGAKLTIDSATMVNKGLEVIEAHWLFGLPYDKINVLLHPESIIHSFVEYRDGSVIAQLGTPDMRIPIQYAMTYPARFSSASKRLSLAEVSKLHFQEMDYERFPCLRLAFECGKIGGTATTVFNAANEAAVARFMKREIPFLRIETIIETVLSRHIPQKQADLETIQAADRWAREMAASL, encoded by the coding sequence ATGAGAAAAATAGCTGTCATTGGTTCCACCGGATCGATTGGAACGCAAACGCTGGATGTTGTCAGACAGCATCCTGATCAATTTGTCGTTGAAGGCTTGGCTGCGGGTTCGAATATCGATCTATTCGTCCGGCAGGTCAACGCTTTTCGTCCGAAGAAGGCTTCCATCGGAAATAAGCTGCTTGCGGAGCAAGTGGCCCCGCTGCTTCCGCCTGGGGTTGAGCTGTATTACGGCGAGGAGGGCCTGATCGAGGTTGCTGCAGGCACCGAGGCTGATTTTGTGCTGAGCGCTATTGTTGGGAGTAGGGGACTGCCTCCAACCTTAGCTGCGATTGCCGAGGGGAAAACGATTGGGCTGGCTAATAAGGAAACGCTGGTGACGGCAGGGCATATCGTTACAGAGCTTGCTAAGCAGAAGGGGGTTGCACTGCTTCCTGTAGACAGCGAGCACTCGGCGATTTTCCAATGCTTAAACGGGGAGAGCAGAGATGATGTCGAGCAGATTACATTGACGGCTTCGGGAGGCTCATTCCGCCATTTATCGCGGGAGCAGCTTGAAAATGTGACGCTGGAGGATGCCTTGAAGCATCCCAACTGGTCGATGGGAGCGAAACTAACGATCGATTCGGCCACGATGGTCAACAAAGGATTGGAAGTCATTGAGGCGCATTGGCTTTTCGGTCTTCCATACGATAAAATCAATGTGCTTCTGCATCCCGAGAGTATTATCCACTCTTTCGTTGAATATCGTGACGGAAGCGTGATTGCCCAGCTCGGTACTCCGGATATGCGCATCCCCATTCAATACGCGATGACATATCCTGCTAGATTCTCATCCGCATCCAAACGTTTGTCGCTGGCAGAGGTCAGCAAGCTTCATTTTCAGGAAATGGATTATGAGCGATTCCCCTGTTTAAGACTTGCCTTCGAATGTGGTAAAATAGGTGGGACAGCGACGACGGTGTTTAATGCAGCCAATGAAGCTGCGGTCGCCCGTTTTATGAAGCGGGAAATTCCATTTCTGCGGATTGAAACGATCATTGAAACCGTACTCTCCAGGCATATACCTCAAAAACAAGCCGACCTTGAAACGATTCAAGCTGCGGATCGGTGGGCTAGAGAGATGGCCGCATCGTTGTAA
- the rseP gene encoding RIP metalloprotease RseP, whose protein sequence is MFFVIVTVHEWGHYYFAKRAGILVREFAIGFGPKLFSYRRGETQFTLRLLPFGGYARMAGEDPELVEIQPGQTIALRLDGQDVTKIYLDRLDNRKNVIRGEVTEIDLEDRLAIVLDVDGEILNYKVHPQAMMVAKGKETQIAPRNRQFASKTVGQRALSIFAGPLMNFILAFVLFALHTQMAGIPLDKPDHLEIGDVMDNMPASEAGLQRGDIIETINGVPVGTDAEKLIETIAASKDVPMEWTVRRGDQVLPITITPRAMENQQGGKVGTTIVTYFEMRKASFGETFTVAGKDMVNTTKMIFIGFQQLIQKFSMDDLGGPVRTFEVTGQIAKQGIVKLTYWAAILSLYLGIFNLLPIPALDGSRLIFLAVEAVRGKPIDPNREGMVHFIGFAMLFLLMIAVTYNDILRLING, encoded by the coding sequence ATGTTCTTCGTCATCGTTACGGTTCATGAGTGGGGACATTATTACTTTGCCAAACGGGCTGGGATACTTGTACGTGAATTCGCGATTGGCTTCGGGCCGAAACTGTTTTCTTACCGCAGGGGAGAGACCCAGTTCACCCTTCGTTTGCTGCCATTTGGCGGATATGCGAGAATGGCAGGAGAGGATCCGGAACTCGTTGAGATCCAACCCGGACAAACCATAGCCCTGCGCTTAGACGGACAAGATGTCACTAAAATTTATCTCGACCGTCTGGATAATCGAAAGAATGTCATTCGTGGCGAAGTCACTGAGATCGATTTGGAAGACCGGCTCGCTATCGTTCTGGACGTAGATGGAGAAATTCTCAACTATAAAGTGCATCCTCAGGCAATGATGGTGGCCAAAGGCAAGGAGACGCAAATCGCTCCTCGCAACCGGCAATTCGCGAGCAAGACGGTGGGTCAGCGGGCATTATCCATCTTCGCCGGACCGCTGATGAACTTCATTTTGGCTTTTGTCCTCTTCGCCCTTCATACGCAAATGGCAGGAATTCCTTTGGATAAACCTGATCATTTGGAAATCGGTGACGTCATGGACAATATGCCCGCCTCAGAGGCTGGATTACAGCGAGGCGACATTATCGAGACGATTAACGGGGTGCCTGTAGGCACGGACGCTGAGAAATTGATTGAGACGATTGCTGCTTCGAAGGACGTACCGATGGAATGGACGGTACGCCGCGGGGATCAGGTGCTGCCGATTACGATTACGCCGCGAGCGATGGAGAATCAGCAGGGTGGCAAAGTAGGCACCACGATCGTAACTTATTTCGAGATGCGCAAAGCCAGTTTCGGCGAGACGTTTACTGTCGCTGGCAAAGATATGGTGAATACGACCAAAATGATCTTTATCGGCTTTCAGCAATTGATTCAGAAATTTTCGATGGATGACCTGGGAGGACCGGTACGGACCTTTGAGGTGACAGGGCAAATTGCGAAGCAAGGTATCGTGAAATTGACCTACTGGGCGGCGATACTGAGTTTGTATCTGGGCATTTTTAATTTACTGCCGATTCCAGCTCTCGACGGCAGTAGGCTCATCTTCCTTGCCGTTGAGGCGGTTCGCGGGAAGCCGATTGATCCGAATCGCGAGGGAATGGTTCACTTTATCGGCTTCGCCATGTTATTTCTGCTTATGATTGCTGTAACCTATAATGATATTTTGCGATTAATTAACGGATAA
- the proS gene encoding proline--tRNA ligase, protein MANEEKQFVTEITPQSEDFSRWYIDVIKKADLMDYSPVRGCIVFKPDGYEIWEHIQEELDRRFKETGHRNAYFPLFIPESFFQKEKEHVEGFNPELPWVTEAAGEKLEERLAIRPTSETMIGHMYEKWIQSYRDLPVLINQWANVVRWEKRTLPFLRTSEFLWQEGHTAHENEQEAREETMQMLEIYRDFVENYLAIPVIVGQKTPSEKFAGAVDTYSIEAMMKDGRAVQAGTSHYLGTNFAVAFNIQYLNRDNVQEYVHTTSWGVSTRLIGSLIMVHGDDRGLALPPKVAPKQVMIIPIGPPKTRDAVVGRADELFAQLKKAGIRVGMDDRADVRPGWKFNEYEMRGVPVRLEIGPRDMENGVCVLVSRISGEKKVVQQDNLVEEVQAMLEQVHNEMYERAKAFRDEHFYSVETLDEMKASIEEKRGFTLAGWCGSEACERHVKDETGATSRNIPFEPATKKSKCLVCGEEAKHTVVFARAY, encoded by the coding sequence ATGGCTAATGAGGAGAAACAATTCGTAACTGAAATTACCCCGCAAAGCGAGGATTTCTCGCGCTGGTACATCGACGTCATCAAGAAGGCGGACTTGATGGATTACTCGCCGGTACGCGGCTGCATCGTCTTTAAACCGGACGGTTACGAAATCTGGGAGCACATTCAGGAAGAATTGGATCGGCGCTTTAAAGAGACAGGACACCGCAACGCTTATTTTCCTCTCTTTATACCGGAGAGCTTCTTTCAGAAGGAGAAGGAGCACGTCGAGGGATTTAATCCTGAGCTCCCATGGGTAACCGAAGCAGCGGGCGAGAAATTGGAGGAGCGCCTGGCTATTCGTCCGACCTCGGAGACGATGATCGGCCATATGTACGAGAAGTGGATACAATCTTATCGCGATCTTCCGGTACTGATCAATCAGTGGGCCAACGTCGTTCGCTGGGAGAAGCGCACATTGCCATTTTTGCGGACGAGCGAGTTTTTGTGGCAGGAAGGCCACACGGCGCATGAGAATGAGCAGGAAGCTCGTGAAGAAACAATGCAAATGCTGGAAATCTATCGCGATTTCGTTGAAAATTATCTCGCCATCCCGGTCATCGTTGGACAGAAAACACCTTCGGAGAAATTCGCCGGGGCAGTGGATACCTATTCCATTGAAGCGATGATGAAGGATGGGCGGGCCGTTCAGGCCGGAACATCGCATTACCTGGGCACGAATTTTGCTGTAGCTTTCAATATTCAATATTTGAATCGGGATAACGTTCAGGAATACGTGCATACGACCTCTTGGGGCGTCAGCACGCGTCTGATCGGCTCTCTCATCATGGTTCATGGCGATGACCGCGGGCTTGCTTTGCCGCCGAAAGTGGCGCCGAAGCAGGTTATGATCATTCCAATCGGTCCTCCTAAGACGCGCGACGCCGTAGTAGGACGAGCGGACGAATTGTTCGCTCAGTTGAAGAAGGCAGGCATCCGTGTCGGAATGGATGATCGTGCAGATGTGCGGCCAGGCTGGAAATTCAATGAATATGAAATGCGCGGTGTGCCTGTACGCCTTGAAATTGGTCCGCGTGATATGGAAAATGGCGTCTGCGTGCTCGTCTCCCGGATTTCCGGAGAGAAGAAGGTTGTACAGCAGGATAATCTTGTAGAAGAGGTTCAGGCGATGCTGGAGCAGGTTCACAACGAAATGTACGAACGTGCTAAAGCTTTCCGCGACGAGCATTTCTACAGCGTGGAAACACTGGATGAAATGAAAGCGAGCATCGAAGAGAAGCGCGGCTTTACACTGGCCGGCTGGTGCGGTTCCGAGGCTTGCGAGCGTCACGTCAAAGATGAGACTGGTGCGACAAGCCGCAATATTCCTTTTGAACCGGCGACGAAGAAATCGAAATGTCTCGTATGCGGCGAAGAAGCTAAACATACGGTTGTTTTTGCAAGAGCCTATTAA